In Vibrio crassostreae, one DNA window encodes the following:
- a CDS encoding RidA family protein, with protein sequence MKTKIHTDLAPAAIGPYSQGMAFKDLIYTSGQLPLDAKTMAFVEGGIKEQARMSLENLKAVLEQSGGSLDTVIKTTCFLSDMENFVAFNEVYTEVFGTENAPARSCVEAARLPKDALVEVEAIAYIK encoded by the coding sequence AGCAATCGGCCCTTACTCTCAAGGTATGGCATTCAAAGACCTAATCTACACTTCAGGTCAATTACCGCTTGATGCAAAAACAATGGCGTTTGTTGAAGGTGGCATCAAAGAGCAAGCTCGTATGTCACTAGAAAATCTAAAAGCAGTTTTGGAACAAAGTGGTGGTTCACTAGATACCGTTATTAAAACCACATGTTTCTTATCTGATATGGAAAACTTCGTTGCATTTAACGAGGTGTACACGGAAGTATTTGGTACAGAGAACGCACCTGCACGCTCTTGTGTTGAAGCGGCTCGTCTACCAAAAGACGCATTAGTTGAAGTAGAAGCGATCGCTTACATCAAGTAA
- the dpaL gene encoding diaminopropionate ammonia-lyase → MLKLSKNSFYTGQVCELFTASQAQQAREFHRQIEGYQPTPLVSLPHLAKQLGVKAILVKDESKRFGLNAFKVLGGSYALGRQLAKHLGIDISEINLKTVASKLEKPLVFTTATAGNHGTGVAWAAREMGQKAVVYMPKGSSQASVNRIQGLGAECIVTEVNYDDTVRMANQTAQDNGWMLVQDTAWDGYEEIPTWISQGYMTMADEVIEQAQALEFGAPTHVLLQAGVGAMAGGVLGYLADKLGADTFETIIAEPAAADCIFRSGEKGEMVNVTGEMNSIMAGLACGEPNPVTWPVLRDCSNHFVSVDDNVSATGMRILGNPLSGDDQVISGESGAITLGLLFTLCREGADQAVRDELGLNQDATIMLFSTEGDTNQPRYRDIVWNGLHHSS, encoded by the coding sequence ATGTTAAAACTATCAAAAAATTCATTCTACACTGGTCAAGTCTGCGAACTGTTTACCGCTTCTCAAGCGCAACAAGCGCGTGAGTTTCACCGCCAGATCGAAGGCTACCAACCCACTCCACTCGTGTCTCTTCCACATCTTGCTAAACAGCTTGGTGTTAAGGCGATCCTCGTTAAAGACGAATCAAAACGCTTCGGTTTGAATGCATTCAAGGTACTCGGCGGTTCTTACGCTCTGGGTCGCCAATTGGCAAAGCACCTTGGCATTGATATCTCTGAGATCAACCTTAAAACGGTCGCTTCAAAACTAGAAAAACCACTTGTTTTTACTACAGCAACCGCAGGCAACCATGGTACAGGTGTCGCTTGGGCTGCTCGTGAAATGGGCCAAAAAGCCGTGGTTTATATGCCAAAAGGTTCATCTCAAGCAAGCGTTAACCGTATTCAAGGCCTAGGCGCTGAATGTATCGTGACAGAAGTAAACTACGACGACACGGTACGCATGGCGAACCAAACCGCTCAAGACAACGGTTGGATGCTAGTTCAAGACACGGCATGGGATGGTTATGAAGAGATCCCAACGTGGATTTCTCAAGGCTACATGACAATGGCAGATGAAGTGATTGAGCAAGCTCAAGCATTGGAGTTCGGCGCTCCAACTCACGTTCTTCTGCAAGCCGGTGTAGGCGCAATGGCAGGTGGTGTGTTGGGTTACCTTGCAGATAAGCTGGGAGCTGACACCTTTGAAACCATCATTGCTGAACCAGCAGCGGCAGATTGTATTTTCCGCTCTGGCGAGAAAGGTGAAATGGTTAATGTAACGGGCGAGATGAACTCCATCATGGCAGGCCTTGCTTGCGGTGAACCAAACCCAGTAACGTGGCCTGTACTGCGCGATTGCAGCAATCACTTTGTTTCGGTTGACGACAATGTTTCAGCAACGGGTATGCGTATCCTTGGCAACCCACTTAGTGGTGATGATCAAGTGATCAGTGGCGAATCTGGTGCTATCACACTTGGTTTACTTTTCACGTTATGTCGTGAAGGTGCAGACCAAGCTGTACGTGATGAGCTAGGTTTAAACCAAGACGCAACCATCATGCTATTTAGCACTGAAGGTGATACCAACCAACCGCGATACCGCGACATTGTTTGGAACGGCTTACACCACTCTAGCTAA
- the melR gene encoding transcriptional regulator MelR, with translation MPQSAPDTVRIITLDKYSSETVSVSPLSLYSSYEKIDIELRAPHSMPGYHWHGQIEVNIPFGDDVEYIINGSPVVVKSGSIGLFWASVPHRLTNPGQCHNMGIINIPIHHFMSWALSRDLVNQITHGSVLQSNSCSLISEFEISRWAEEIKHSSESRQQLAMDEIGLMLKRICLDGWQQLLVNRQDKSTKKGVSKHSQFYVSQMLEYIATHHNQPLTVKDIAEHIGLHSNYAMNVFQRTMQMTIKQYITAMRINHARALLSDTDRTILDISLTVGFNSSSRFYETFQTYIGVTPTQYRKLAREDHRWSSHGASPLYDLEKGACDGKRPLTTTDS, from the coding sequence ATGCCGCAATCAGCCCCAGATACGGTGAGAATTATCACTTTAGATAAGTATTCATCCGAGACCGTGTCGGTAAGCCCACTGTCTCTCTATTCTTCCTATGAGAAAATCGATATTGAACTCAGAGCCCCTCATTCCATGCCTGGTTATCATTGGCATGGTCAAATTGAGGTGAATATACCCTTTGGCGATGATGTGGAGTACATCATTAACGGTAGCCCGGTTGTGGTCAAAAGTGGGTCGATTGGCTTGTTTTGGGCATCGGTACCGCATCGACTGACGAATCCAGGCCAATGCCATAATATGGGAATCATCAACATACCGATTCACCATTTTATGTCGTGGGCTCTCAGTCGGGATTTAGTCAACCAGATCACTCACGGCAGTGTGTTGCAATCGAATTCTTGTTCGCTGATCAGTGAGTTTGAAATCTCACGTTGGGCAGAGGAGATAAAGCATTCGTCCGAAAGTCGTCAACAGTTGGCTATGGATGAAATTGGCCTAATGCTTAAACGAATCTGCCTTGATGGCTGGCAACAACTGTTGGTAAATCGACAGGATAAGTCGACTAAGAAAGGGGTATCGAAACACTCGCAATTCTATGTCAGCCAGATGTTGGAATATATTGCGACTCACCATAATCAGCCATTGACCGTTAAAGATATCGCTGAACATATCGGGTTACACAGCAACTATGCGATGAACGTATTTCAGCGAACGATGCAGATGACTATTAAGCAGTACATTACTGCGATGCGCATCAATCATGCTCGTGCTTTACTGAGTGATACGGACAGAACTATTCTCGATATCTCACTCACGGTGGGCTTTAATTCGAGTAGTCGATTCTATGAAACCTTCCAAACGTACATAGGTGTCACGCCGACTCAATATAGAAAATTAGCTAGAGAAGATCACCGATGGAGCAGTCATGGAGCTAGCCCTCTATACGACCTTGAGAAAGGGGCATGTGATGGGAAGCGGCCGTTAACAACGACAGACAGTTAG